In Spirosoma aureum, a single genomic region encodes these proteins:
- a CDS encoding SDR family NAD(P)-dependent oxidoreductase has translation MEQEISVDYANGAQQKPIHSGFTATSTTDDVIKGIDLSGKTAIVTGGYAGIGLETVKTFVEAGANVVVPARDVNKAAKNLEGIQNILIEPMDLMDSVSIDAFAKKFLSTNSPLHILVNNAGIMWVPLQRDARGYESQLATNHLGHFQLTARLWPALKKSGDARVISVSSFGHQMAPFNFEDPNFEHRTYETLVGYGQSKTANNLFAVELDSRAKAFGVRAFSLHPGSVNGTDLGRVAPMELFQQMGTHDNEGNLFPEVAQKLKTIPQGAATTVWCATSPQLANLGGVYCENADVAELDLGNIDHHYDDPLTLRGVKPYSIDAENAKRLWTLSEELTGVSFVTE, from the coding sequence ATGGAACAAGAAATAAGCGTAGATTATGCCAACGGGGCTCAGCAGAAGCCAATCCATTCGGGTTTTACAGCCACTTCCACCACCGATGACGTTATTAAAGGAATTGACCTTAGTGGAAAAACGGCCATCGTAACCGGTGGCTATGCGGGAATAGGGTTAGAAACGGTTAAAACCTTTGTCGAAGCAGGAGCTAACGTTGTGGTGCCCGCTCGTGACGTTAACAAGGCGGCAAAAAATCTGGAAGGCATCCAGAACATTCTTATCGAGCCGATGGATTTGATGGATTCGGTTTCTATTGATGCATTTGCTAAAAAATTCCTCAGTACCAACAGTCCACTGCATATATTAGTCAACAATGCGGGTATAATGTGGGTACCGCTCCAGCGTGATGCACGGGGATATGAATCTCAACTCGCCACGAATCATCTGGGACATTTTCAACTCACGGCAAGGCTTTGGCCAGCTCTAAAAAAATCGGGCGATGCCCGAGTAATTAGTGTCTCTTCTTTTGGTCATCAGATGGCTCCATTTAACTTTGAAGACCCCAATTTTGAACACCGGACCTATGAAACCCTGGTAGGCTATGGCCAGTCTAAAACAGCAAATAATCTTTTTGCTGTAGAACTGGATTCGCGGGCAAAAGCGTTTGGTGTTCGTGCCTTTTCGCTTCATCCGGGGTCCGTTAATGGAACTGATCTAGGGCGGGTTGCTCCCATGGAATTATTTCAACAAATGGGCACTCATGATAACGAAGGTAATCTGTTTCCTGAGGTTGCACAGAAACTAAAGACAATTCCACAGGGTGCCGCAACAACTGTCTGGTGCGCAACCAGCCCGCAACTGGCTAATTTGGGCGGTGTGTATTGTGAAAATGCTGATGTGGCCGAATTAGATCTGGGAAACATTGATCATCACTATGATGACCCGCTAACACTTCGCGGTGTAAAACCTTATTCAATCGATGCGGAAAATGCGAAACGATTGTGGACGTTGAGTGAAGAGTTAACAGGCGTTTCGTTTGTAACGGAGTAA
- a CDS encoding pirin family protein, whose amino-acid sequence MATQRTISAMHTATPNNVGDGFIGLNAFHPQGSRPFNPFLLLDHHGPMTVQPSNKPKGVDEHPHRGFETVTIVYKGALEHRDSAGNHGKIFAGDVQWMTAASGIIHEEKHEKEFSRQGGQLDFVQLWVNLQAKDKMRPPRYQDIASSRIPTATLANGGQLRVIAGELSGLKGPAQTFSPVILADLSLSAGQSETIQVPTDYTLMVYVLSGSTALNGESLQRGQIALMNHDGESITLSTTTDAKLLILAGEPIHEPLAAYGPFVMNSREELLEAFNDFQAGRMGVLN is encoded by the coding sequence ATGGCAACACAACGCACTATTTCGGCAATGCATACGGCTACCCCAAACAATGTTGGTGATGGCTTTATTGGCTTAAATGCATTTCATCCACAAGGGTCCAGACCATTTAATCCATTTTTGCTTCTAGACCACCATGGGCCAATGACCGTACAACCTTCCAATAAACCGAAAGGGGTTGATGAACATCCGCATCGGGGTTTTGAAACAGTGACAATTGTTTATAAAGGTGCTTTGGAACACCGTGATTCGGCTGGTAACCATGGTAAAATCTTTGCCGGTGATGTACAATGGATGACAGCTGCGTCGGGCATTATCCATGAAGAAAAACACGAGAAAGAATTTTCGCGTCAGGGCGGTCAGCTGGATTTCGTACAATTGTGGGTTAATCTGCAAGCTAAAGATAAAATGAGGCCACCCCGCTATCAGGACATTGCATCATCAAGAATTCCGACGGCAACACTGGCTAACGGTGGACAACTTCGGGTAATTGCCGGTGAACTGTCGGGCTTGAAAGGACCAGCTCAGACTTTTAGTCCGGTGATTCTTGCTGACTTATCATTATCGGCGGGCCAGTCAGAAACTATCCAGGTGCCTACGGATTATACGCTGATGGTTTATGTCTTAAGTGGATCGACAGCTCTGAACGGTGAATCACTTCAACGTGGACAGATTGCTTTAATGAATCACGATGGCGAGTCGATTACGCTTTCGACCACGACAGATGCCAAATTACTCATCCTGGCTGGTGAGCCAATTCATGAGCCTCTGGCGGCTTATGGCCCTTTTGTAATGAATAGCAGGGAAGAGCTACTAGAAGCATTTAATGACTTTCAGGCTGGACGCATGGGTGTACTGAATTAG
- a CDS encoding Fpg/Nei family DNA glycosylase, protein MPELPEVEIRRQYLETSSLYQPINHIEVEDKKLLTTDYNTLISTLEGRSFTGTRRIGKNLFVLTDDSNIIVHMHFGMTGDLQYYHASLDRPRFARIVFEFETNFNLGFLCPRKFERVGLIDNIDAFLQRKKIGKDGLDITLAELSERVKRKKAQIKPVLLDQSVVAGLGNWIVDEVLFQAFVHPEQHADSLTDEQLSQIHAATRLVLETAIRSEATYRDFPSSFLIHVREWDDSPYDDVEAHKFCPRCGTRIERIVVGGRTTFLCPKEQLLS, encoded by the coding sequence ATGCCTGAACTACCCGAAGTTGAAATTCGACGTCAATATCTTGAAACATCTTCGCTTTATCAACCAATTAATCATATCGAGGTTGAGGATAAAAAGCTACTTACTACTGATTATAACACATTAATCAGTACACTTGAAGGTCGATCATTTACCGGTACACGTCGGATCGGTAAAAATTTGTTCGTTCTGACAGACGACTCTAATATCATCGTTCACATGCACTTTGGCATGACTGGCGATCTGCAATATTATCATGCTTCACTTGACCGTCCGCGCTTTGCCCGAATCGTATTTGAGTTCGAAACTAATTTTAATCTGGGCTTTCTTTGTCCTCGAAAGTTTGAGCGTGTTGGCTTGATAGACAATATTGACGCCTTTCTGCAACGTAAAAAAATTGGCAAAGATGGTCTAGACATCACGTTGGCCGAACTTTCAGAACGAGTTAAACGCAAAAAAGCGCAAATTAAACCCGTGCTTCTTGATCAAAGTGTAGTGGCTGGCCTTGGCAACTGGATTGTAGATGAGGTTCTTTTTCAGGCATTTGTTCATCCCGAACAACATGCAGACTCGCTCACTGACGAACAGCTTAGCCAGATTCATGCCGCAACTCGCCTTGTTCTGGAAACAGCGATTCGCAGTGAGGCAACATACCGTGATTTTCCCAGTAGCTTTCTAATTCACGTTCGCGAATGGGACGACTCACCTTACGATGACGTAGAGGCTCATAAGTTTTGTCCTCGATGTGGTACACGAATCGAGCGAATCGTTGTTGGTGGACGTACAACCTTCCTGTGCCCAAAGGAGCAACTGCTTTCATGA
- a CDS encoding AraC family transcriptional regulator: protein MGYQAYYIHPDLKLSSFDDKFYKADVLFEHHLLVWFISGETKIVQGDKVHWFGAGDILLFPRNQLVTVINYPKDGLPHQSVVMHLTKSRLTGFYAKNKVDVKQMQPPKFHTFDQHPLLKSCLASLIPYFELKESLPDTIAAIKIDEAITILRTIDPNIDHLLANFDEPGKLSLVDFMEQNYMFNMSMDKFGYLTGRSLTTFKRDFKKVFQTTPQKWLMDKRLELAHYQIREKKRKPSEVYLEAGFENLSHFGYAFRKRYGYAPTEIVN from the coding sequence GTGGGATATCAAGCCTACTATATCCATCCTGACCTGAAGCTATCATCCTTCGATGACAAGTTTTATAAAGCCGACGTGCTGTTCGAGCATCATTTGCTGGTCTGGTTTATTTCAGGAGAAACCAAGATCGTGCAAGGGGATAAGGTTCATTGGTTCGGTGCTGGCGATATCTTATTATTTCCCCGTAATCAGCTCGTGACGGTAATCAATTATCCTAAAGACGGTTTGCCGCACCAATCCGTAGTAATGCATCTGACTAAAAGTCGATTAACCGGGTTTTATGCTAAAAATAAGGTTGACGTTAAACAGATGCAGCCTCCGAAATTCCACACATTTGACCAGCATCCGCTTCTAAAAAGCTGTCTAGCCTCCTTGATTCCCTATTTTGAGCTGAAAGAATCATTGCCGGATACGATTGCTGCCATAAAAATAGATGAAGCCATTACTATACTTAGGACGATCGATCCCAATATCGACCATTTGCTGGCTAACTTTGATGAGCCCGGCAAGCTAAGTCTGGTTGATTTCATGGAGCAGAACTACATGTTCAACATGTCGATGGATAAGTTCGGTTACCTGACTGGCCGCAGCTTGACCACATTTAAGCGGGATTTTAAAAAAGTATTTCAGACTACGCCACAAAAATGGCTTATGGATAAGCGATTGGAACTCGCTCATTATCAGATCCGGGAAAAGAAGCGAAAACCTTCCGAGGTTTATCTGGAGGCCGGCTTTGAGAATCTATCCCATTTTGGCTACGCCTTTAGAAAACGTTATGGGTATGCGCCAACCGAAATAGTGAATTAG
- a CDS encoding transglutaminase domain-containing protein: MQLNAGCELSFEAQEPTPLILMLRPRSGAGQWIIREEYQITPAVNVTEFTDMYGNLCQRVVAPQGPFSIHFSATVQTADIIDVSIGAPYTPVEDLPDDVLHYTLPSRYCQSDQLGDLATEITSNSEPGYDQAEAIRRWIHTNIVYQYGTSDASTSAVDTANKRIGVCRDFTHLGISLCRSLNIPARMVVGYLYQLDPMDLHAWFEAYVDGRWFTFDATQDQPRGNRITVAYGRDAADVAFTTQFGAMTLNDMKVWVDAVEVESEEKNR; encoded by the coding sequence ATGCAACTCAACGCTGGTTGCGAACTGTCGTTCGAAGCTCAGGAACCAACCCCATTAATATTAATGCTGCGCCCTCGCTCGGGAGCTGGACAATGGATTATCCGCGAAGAATATCAAATTACACCTGCTGTCAATGTTACTGAATTTACTGACATGTATGGTAATTTATGTCAGCGTGTTGTTGCACCACAGGGGCCATTTTCTATTCACTTTTCGGCAACCGTCCAAACGGCTGATATTATTGATGTTTCGATTGGGGCACCTTATACCCCGGTTGAAGACTTGCCAGATGATGTGTTGCATTATACTTTACCTAGTCGTTACTGCCAGTCAGACCAGTTAGGTGACCTGGCAACTGAGATCACGAGCAATAGTGAGCCCGGTTATGATCAGGCCGAGGCTATTCGGCGGTGGATTCATACGAACATAGTGTATCAATATGGAACTAGTGACGCCAGCACATCGGCAGTTGATACCGCCAATAAGCGCATTGGTGTCTGCCGGGATTTTACACATTTAGGTATCTCGCTTTGTCGGTCACTCAATATTCCGGCCCGTATGGTAGTTGGTTATCTTTACCAGTTAGACCCAATGGATCTGCATGCCTGGTTTGAAGCGTACGTTGATGGGCGCTGGTTTACGTTCGATGCTACCCAGGATCAACCGCGTGGCAATCGAATTACGGTAGCCTATGGGCGAGATGCCGCTGATGTTGCTTTTACAACTCAGTTTGGAGCCATGACGCTCAATGATATGAAAGTTTGGGTTGATGCTGTTGAAGTAGAAAGTGAAGAAAAAAATAGGTGA